From Apis mellifera strain DH4 linkage group LG5, Amel_HAv3.1, whole genome shotgun sequence, the proteins below share one genomic window:
- the LOC408846 gene encoding tyrosine-protein phosphatase non-receptor type 14 isoform X1 codes for MPFKFHLKKSRQYNVVSKNQYVICIELLDTTSIECTLSIDSLGQECLDNVTQRLGLGQPEFFGLRYISRHDSPSPRWVDMDKPLKKQLEKEAKNFSLYLRVMYYVTDVQLIQDEMTRYHYYLQLKSDILEGRIQCNSRQATLLASYSMQAEFGNYDAERHTMECLQQCTLFPKDVIQADPGGQDSLLHTAVCQYKNLMGVTQAAAEELYISIVMQLEGYGNETFSTKDNGNNEVILGISINGIMIVYPNTQTTQFYRWKDISNVINHKKTFRIECQAEGEEPKQFIFTESRNAKYVWRLCIAQHTFYMQHQESRPIERSTNGYFDSDTNDSGDHAVSVNLDNRNTEGHTRWTSYNDLSTSPYPVVSSTDINNLRALLPSYRPAPDYETAVQMKYNNGGNPPQPYYANQSTIVGADISCLLGNVVNRSRY; via the exons atgccgTTTAAATTCCATTTGAAGAAAAGTCGGCAATATAACGTGGTTTCCAAAAATCAGTATGTAATCTGCATAGAATTATTGGATACCACTTCCATAGAATGCACATTGAGTATTGATAGCCTTGGTCAAGAATGTTTAGACAATGTAACTCAACGTTTAGGTCTAGGACAACCTGAATTCTTTGGCCTAAGATACATTTCTCGGCATGATTCTCCATCTCCAAGATGGGTTGACATGGATAAaccattaaaaaaacaattggaaaaagaagCTAAAAATTTCAGTTTATATTTGAGAGTTATGTATTATGTCACAGATGTACAACTCATTCAAGATGAAATGACAAG gtaTCATTATTATCTTCAACTGAAAAGTGATATTTTAGAAGGTAGAATTCAATGCAATTCTAGACAAGCAACTCTTTTAGCAAGCTATTCGATGCAAGCAGAATTTGGTAACTATGATGCAGAACGACATACTATGGAATGCTTGCAGCAATGTACATTATTTCCTAAa GATGTTATTCAAGCAGATCCTGGAGGTCAAGATTCTCTTTTACATACAGCTGTAtgtcaatataaaaatctgatGGGTGTTACTCAAGCTGCAGCTGAAGaactatatatttctatcgttATGCAGTTAGAAGGATATGGAAATGAAACATTCTCTACTAAG gacAATGGTAACAACGAAGTAATATTAGGAATTTCTATCAATGGAATTATGATTGTATATCCTAACACACAAACAACACAGTTCTACag gtGGAAAGATATAAGCAATGTGATTAATCACAAAAAGACATTTAGAATAGAATGCCAAGCGGAAGGCGAAGAGCCAAAGCAATTCATATTTACCGAATCACGTAATGCAAAATATGTGTGGCGTTTGTGTATAGCACAACATACATTTTACATGCAACATCAAGAATCACGGCCAATAGAAAGATCGACTAATGGTTATTTC GACAGCGATACAAACGATTCAGGAGATCATGCGGTATCGGTAAATTTGGATAATAGAAACACAGAAGGTCACACAAGATGGACGAGTTACAATGATCTTTCGACATCACCCTATCCCGTTGTATCATCGACGGACATTAACAACTTACGTGCCTTACTTCCATCATATAGACCAGCACCTGATTACGAAACTGCAGttcaaatgaaatacaataatGGAGGAAATCCACCTCAGCCTTATTATGCTAATCAATCTACAATTGTAGGAGCAGATATTTCGTGCCTTCTTGGTAACGTAGTTAATCGaagtagatattaa
- the LOC408846 gene encoding tyrosine-protein phosphatase non-receptor type 21 isoform X2, with product MDKPLKKQLEKEAKNFSLYLRVMYYVTDVQLIQDEMTRYHYYLQLKSDILEGRIQCNSRQATLLASYSMQAEFGNYDAERHTMECLQQCTLFPKDVIQADPGGQDSLLHTAVCQYKNLMGVTQAAAEELYISIVMQLEGYGNETFSTKDNGNNEVILGISINGIMIVYPNTQTTQFYRWKDISNVINHKKTFRIECQAEGEEPKQFIFTESRNAKYVWRLCIAQHTFYMQHQESRPIERSTNGYFDSDTNDSGDHAVSVNLDNRNTEGHTRWTSYNDLSTSPYPVVSSTDINNLRALLPSYRPAPDYETAVQMKYNNGGNPPQPYYANQSTIVGADISCLLGNVVNRSRY from the exons ATGGATAAaccattaaaaaaacaattggaaaaagaagCTAAAAATTTCAGTTTATATTTGAGAGTTATGTATTATGTCACAGATGTACAACTCATTCAAGATGAAATGACAAG gtaTCATTATTATCTTCAACTGAAAAGTGATATTTTAGAAGGTAGAATTCAATGCAATTCTAGACAAGCAACTCTTTTAGCAAGCTATTCGATGCAAGCAGAATTTGGTAACTATGATGCAGAACGACATACTATGGAATGCTTGCAGCAATGTACATTATTTCCTAAa GATGTTATTCAAGCAGATCCTGGAGGTCAAGATTCTCTTTTACATACAGCTGTAtgtcaatataaaaatctgatGGGTGTTACTCAAGCTGCAGCTGAAGaactatatatttctatcgttATGCAGTTAGAAGGATATGGAAATGAAACATTCTCTACTAAG gacAATGGTAACAACGAAGTAATATTAGGAATTTCTATCAATGGAATTATGATTGTATATCCTAACACACAAACAACACAGTTCTACag gtGGAAAGATATAAGCAATGTGATTAATCACAAAAAGACATTTAGAATAGAATGCCAAGCGGAAGGCGAAGAGCCAAAGCAATTCATATTTACCGAATCACGTAATGCAAAATATGTGTGGCGTTTGTGTATAGCACAACATACATTTTACATGCAACATCAAGAATCACGGCCAATAGAAAGATCGACTAATGGTTATTTC GACAGCGATACAAACGATTCAGGAGATCATGCGGTATCGGTAAATTTGGATAATAGAAACACAGAAGGTCACACAAGATGGACGAGTTACAATGATCTTTCGACATCACCCTATCCCGTTGTATCATCGACGGACATTAACAACTTACGTGCCTTACTTCCATCATATAGACCAGCACCTGATTACGAAACTGCAGttcaaatgaaatacaataatGGAGGAAATCCACCTCAGCCTTATTATGCTAATCAATCTACAATTGTAGGAGCAGATATTTCGTGCCTTCTTGGTAACGTAGTTAATCGaagtagatattaa
- the LOC408847 gene encoding uroporphyrinogen-III synthase codes for MALRYEKVVLCRGLSEKNDSQEAYVKTLKTAGYLCDCLPTLRFEFVNISELRTCFLSSSSYYGLVLTSRRAAEAIELSAKEDPDILLPWKTLPVYCVGPATESFAKSHLGSENCFGKEAGNAKELAELLVASIEKKSKPLLYPCSEIGRETIEKTLNENDIKIHKIVVYKTLASKTLEHDLLKFMDNVPKIFIFFSPSTVEYIVTLLKKKSYDLNNIKAVAIGPVTRQALLDAGLKVFATANKPDPVSLLDAINDADESEFNEKTE; via the exons ATGGCATTACGTTACGAAAAAGTTGTTTTATGTCGTGgtttatcagaaaaaaatgattcgcAAGAGGCGTACGTTAAAACCTTGAAAACGGCAGGTTATTTGTGCGATTGTTTGCCTACTTTGCGCTTTgaattcgtaaatatttcgGAATTGAGGACATGTTTTTTATCATCATCTTCATACTATG GACTTGTCCTGACAAGTCGTCGTGCTGCAGAGGCAATTGAACTTTCTGCAAAAGAAGATCCTGACATTCTACTTCCCTGGAAAACTTTACCAGTATATTGTGTAGGACCAGCAACAGAGTCTTTTGCTAAAAGTCACTTAGGTTCAGAGAACTGCTTTGGTAAAGAGGCTGGTAATGCCAAAGAATTAGCAGAATTGTTAGTGGcctcgattgaaaaaaagtcAAAACCTTTACTTTACCCTTGTAGTGAAATTGGACGTGAGACAATAGAAAAGACTCTTAATGAAAATgacattaaaattcataaaatagttGTTTATAAAACTTTGGCTAGTAAAACTTTAGAACATgatctattaaaattcatggACAATGTGCCCAAgatcttcatattttttagtCCATCTACAGTAGAATACATAGtaacattattgaaaaaaaagtcttatgatctaaacaatataaaagcaGTTGCTATTGGACCTGTGACTAGACAAGCATTACTTGATGCTGGTCTTAAAGTTTTTGCCACTGCAAATAAACCTGATCCTGTATCTTTGTTGGATGCTATTAATGATGCTGATGAAagtgaatttaatgaaaaaactgaatga